From Priestia aryabhattai:
GCTCTAGGTCGTGCAATCGTTCGTGATGCTAAGGTCTTCTTAATGGACGAACCTTTATCAAACTTAGACGCGAAATTACGTGTACAAATGCGTTCTGAAATTGCGAAACTTCACCAGCGTTTGGGTACAACGACAATTTACGTAACACATGACCAAACCGAAGCAATGACAATGGCTTCTCGTCTCGTTGTTATGAAAGATGGTATTATCCAGCAGGTTGGTACACCAAAAGAAGTATATGAAAAACCTGAAAATGTATTTGTAGGCGGGTTTATTGGTTCTCCTGCTATGAACTTCTTAACAGGAACGTTAAAAGACGGAAAGGTTCAAGTAGGAGATTCCCTTCTTGCAGTTCCGGAAGGCAAAATGAAAATACTTCGTGACCAAGGATATTTAAACAAACAAATTATTTTAGGCATCCGTCCTGAAGATTTCCATGATGAGCCTGTATTTATTGAATCTTCACCTGGCACAAAAGTTACAATCAAAGTCGATGTATCCGAGTTAATGGGGGCTGAAACTATGCTTTATTCTAAACTTGGCGGACAAGATTTTGTAGCACGCGTGGATTCAAGAACAGATATTAAACCGCTTCAATCTCTAGACTTAGCATTAGATATGAACAAAGCGCATTTCTTTGATGCAGAATCAGAACAGCGCATCCGTGCTGAGCACGAATAAAAAAAGACCTCTAGGGGTCTTTTTTTATTCCTGTATTTGCTTCAATTCTTCACTATGACAAGCAGAGCAGTAAAAGAGATGAATACATTGATGATTTGCTAAATCACTAGGATACCCATTTTCTACTTTTAACTGATCGATTTCCATATAAGCACTGTAATCATCAAAATAGTCGCTGACTTTTCCCATATCCCCCAGCACTTCTCCACATGTTTTGCACGTCATTTGTACATCACTAAACCCATTACATAAGGAACAAATCGACATCCGCACACCTCGCTTTACCTGATCAATATGTACCTATAATATGCACGGAATAAAACTCTCTTACTCTTTATCAGACTCCATATAAATTTTCTATAAATTACCAAAAACTTTCTATGTATATGTTTTTTTGCCTTTCGCCATAATACTAGTAACAACCGAGCACAACAGCTCGCAAACATTGAGTTACGCCGCGGTAGGCAAGCAGATCTAATCGATGCATCTGCTCGGCTGGTTCAACTCCAGCTAACTCAACCATTACAATCTATTTTATCTAACGAGGAGATGAATACACATGGCAAATTATCAAAACGCATCAAACAGAAATTCATCAAACAAGTTAGTAGCGCCTGGTGCTCAAGCTGCTATCGATCAAATGAAGTTCGAAATCGCTAGTGAGTTTGGTGTAAACTTAGGACCAGATGCAACAGCTCGTGCGAACGGATCTGTTGGTGGCGAAATCACAAAACGTTTAGTACAATTAGCTGAGCAAAACTTAGGCGGCAAGTACTAATATTAACTAATTTCATATTATGGCTTTAGCGCTCCAAGATCTCTTGGAGCGCTTTCTAGTTTCTTTTAATCAGCTTCCTCTTTCTTACTCGCAAATGATTTTACGGAAACTTTGCGAATACGTCGATTTTCTACTTCCTTAACGGTAAACAGAATCTCTTCATATGAGAAAAAGTCTCCTTTAGCAGGAATATGATCAAACTGCTCATATATCCATCCCCCTAAGGTATGGCAAGTACTGTCAGGAGAACTAACCGCTACATAGGTTAAAAATTCATCAATAGGGATGTCGGCGTTAAATTCGTACTCCTTTTCCCCTATCTGCTGTACATACTTAACAGCTTCATCATGTTCATCCCAAATCTCTCCTACAATTTCTTCTAATATATCTTCTAAGGTAACAAGACCGGCCGTTCCACCAAACTCATCAACTACAATTGCCATGTGCACCTTACTTTTTTGGAGCTCTGGCAATAGAACAGATATTTTCATGGATTCTACCACAAAAATAGGTTGTCTCAACAAATCGCGAATAGAAATCTCTTTTCCTTGGACTAAACAAGTTAAAAATTCTCTTTCTGATAAAATGCCAATAATATTATCAATATGATCTTCGTATACAGGGACTCTCGAATATCTCTCCTTAAGAAACATTTGACAAATCGAATCAATATCGGCATTTACGTCAACAGCTGTGACATCAATTCTAGGTTTTAAAATTTGCCCCACCACAATGTCATTAAAATTGAGTGAACGGTGAACCAGCTCTTTTTCAATATTATTAATTGTCCCTTCTTCTTCACTTAAATCTACCATCACTTTAATTTCATCTTCTGTAATGGTTGGTGTAGGAGCAGACGCTAATAAGTGAGAAGCTCCTTTTTTTACCTGTAAAAATAAGAAGGAAATCGGGGTTAATAATTTAATAATAATAAATAACAATGATGAAATCATCAGCGCAAAAGATTCGGCATGCTCTTTCGCCAGCGACTTCGGCAAGACTTCACCAAAAATCAAAATGATGATGGTCATAGCGATGATACTAATCACAAGTGCTAGGTTTCCTTTAAACACATCGAGGGCAATTTTAGCTGCCAAAGAAGACGCAGCAATGTTTACGGCAACATTGCCTACTAAAATTGTCGACAGCGTCTGCTCAAAGTGTTCAGCAATCTGCAGCGCTTTTTTACTTCCTCGATATTTTTTCTCAGCGTAATGTTTTAAACGAATTTTATTTACACTTGAAAAAGCTGTCTCAGCAGATGAAAAAAAAGCTGATAACACAAGCAAAACGACTAATATCATCATTTGATTCAGAGGCAAGTCTCCCAAAAGACATTCACTCTCCTATTTTTTTGATTTTTCTGTCTTTTTATCATATCAAATTTTTTTGTTGTTGAATATTTCATTCATCAACTTTGTATTACTTTATGCCGCGTATGCTTTTTATTATGAATAAGTATGCAGATTGTATATCCTAAAGAATAGATACTATCTTTTATAGAGGGGTGTAGCCAATGAAAATTTTACTATTAGGCTCTACAGGACGAGTTGGACAGTCTTTATTAAAAATGATGCTAAAAGATGAAAACGAAGTTACTGTACTTGTCAGAGACCGTAATAAGCTAAAGGTTAGTCATCCAAACCTACATATCTTACAAGGAGATGTACTTCATCAAGAAAATATCAACTTTGCCCTCAAGCACCAAGACATCGTAGTCAGCGCGTTAAATACAGATGGAGCAGAGACGATTTCAAAAAGTATGCCGCTTATTATAAACAGCATGAAGCATTACGGCGTTCATCGTATTCTTACTATTGGAACTGCAGGCACCTTACAATCACGAACAGAACCAGAAAAGTATCGTTTTCAATCAAATGAATCAAAGCGTAAAACTACTAGAGCAGCAGAAGATCATTTAAAAGGATACTTACGCTTGAAGGAAAGTGACCTAAACTGGACTGTTATATGCCCAACATACTTGCCTGATGGTGAAATAACAGGCACGTACCGAGTGGAAAAAGATATTTTACCTGCAGATGCCGTTAAAATTTCAACGGGAGATACCGCTCACTTTACTTACCATGAGATATGGGCTCAAAAATTTTCCAAATGCCGCGTTGGAATTGCCTATTAAAAAATAAGGAGAACTTTTCGTTTTCAAAACGAGAAGTTCTACATCCAAAAAATACCAATAATAGCTAATCCACCTAGAACAAAACCTCCTATTTGACCAACGAGAGCCGGTGTCCAAACAGGCTTTCCTTTTTCTAATGTGCTAATATCACGCTTCATTTGATAAATTTTTTCTTTTAAATCTTCAATCTGGCCGTGCAGCGCTTGAATCTGACGATCTTGGTCATTTATCCACTATCTTTTCCCTTTTTTATTTTTATCATATGCGTAAAAAGGTAAAGCTTTACTTTTCGGCATCACTTTTTCTAAATGATAAAAACTCCTTTCCCCGTCTTTAGGATAAAAAAATCTTGCCTTCTCATAATAAAAAAGAATATAGTCCTTAGTCACTGTTGAAAGGAGAACATGATGATAAAACTTGTATTGATTCGGCATGGACAAAGCGTATGGAATCTTGAAAATAAATTTACTGGCTGGACGGATGTAGACCTTTCTAAAAGTGGATTACAAGAAGCGCGAGAAGCTGGAAAAGTATTGAAGAAAAACGAGTATGAGTTCGATATTGCCTATACTTCTGTTTTAAAACGATCCATTCGCACTCTGTGGATTATCTTACATCAAATGGACTTCATGTGGATTCCTGTATACAAATCTTGGAGATTGAATGAACGACACTACGGAGCTCTTCAAGGCTTGAACAAAGAAGAAACCGCAAAAAAATTTGGTGAAGAGCAAGTTCATTTGTGGAGAAGATCGATGAACAAACGCCCTCCTGCTTTAGAGACAACAGATATTCGCTATGAAGCTTCCAACCCTAAGTATAAGGACTTAAGTAAGGGGCAATTTCCTGTAACTGAAAACTTAGCTGATACAGAAAAGCGAGTTCTTGAATACTGGGACGAAACCATTGCTCCTTCTATTAAAGCTGGCAAAAAAGTCATTATTTCCGCTCACGGTAATACGATTAGAGCTCTGATGCAGTATTTGGATAACATTTCACCTGATGGCATTGCGAACTTAAATATTCCGACAAGCGTGCCGCTTGTTTATGAGCTTGATGATAGTTTAAAGCCCATTAGACATTATTATTTAGGCATCGATGGAGAGATTCCTACACATATTCATTCTTCATAAAAAACGTGCCTAGATTGTAGGCACGTTTTTTTATGTGTTTGAACGAAAGTGTTTTCTATATGCCCAATGGTTAGTAGGACCGTGTCCGGAACCAATTTCAAGCGTATGCTTAATCGCGTAGTGAACAAAATCTGAAGCGATTTGGACCGCTTCAACCACGCTTTTACCTTTTGCTAGTTCAGCAGTGACGCAAGCGGCAAACGTGCATCCCGTTCCGTGCGTATGCTTTGTATTCATCTTTTCATGCTTGATTTCAACGTACGTATGACCATCATACACTAAATCAATCATATCTTGATGAGATTGGTCGTGTCCGCCTTTAATCACCACATGCTTTACACCTAGCTCATGCATCTGTTTTGCCGCTTCTTTTCTGTCTTCAATCGTTTGGATTTCTTTACCCGTGATGACTTCCGCCTCTGGTATGTTCGGTGTAATAACTTCACAAAGAGGCAATAATTCTTTTAGAGCCTGTACAGCTTCTC
This genomic window contains:
- a CDS encoding ABC transporter ATP-binding protein, coding for MAELRLEHIYKMYDKDVTAVKDFNLHIQDKEFIVFVGPSGCGKSTTLRMVAGLEEISKGDFYIDSKRVNDVAPKDRDIAMVFQNYALYPHMSVYDNMAFGLKLRKLPKDEIDRRVKDAARILGLEQYLERKPKALSGGQRQRVALGRAIVRDAKVFLMDEPLSNLDAKLRVQMRSEIAKLHQRLGTTTIYVTHDQTEAMTMASRLVVMKDGIIQQVGTPKEVYEKPENVFVGGFIGSPAMNFLTGTLKDGKVQVGDSLLAVPEGKMKILRDQGYLNKQIILGIRPEDFHDEPVFIESSPGTKVTIKVDVSELMGAETMLYSKLGGQDFVARVDSRTDIKPLQSLDLALDMNKAHFFDAESEQRIRAEHE
- a CDS encoding alpha/beta-type small acid-soluble spore protein; translation: MANYQNASNRNSSNKLVAPGAQAAIDQMKFEIASEFGVNLGPDATARANGSVGGEITKRLVQLAEQNLGGKY
- a CDS encoding hemolysin family protein, whose protein sequence is MGDLPLNQMMILVVLLVLSAFFSSAETAFSSVNKIRLKHYAEKKYRGSKKALQIAEHFEQTLSTILVGNVAVNIAASSLAAKIALDVFKGNLALVISIIAMTIIILIFGEVLPKSLAKEHAESFALMISSLLFIIIKLLTPISFLFLQVKKGASHLLASAPTPTITEDEIKVMVDLSEEEGTINNIEKELVHRSLNFNDIVVGQILKPRIDVTAVDVNADIDSICQMFLKERYSRVPVYEDHIDNIIGILSEREFLTCLVQGKEISIRDLLRQPIFVVESMKISVLLPELQKSKVHMAIVVDEFGGTAGLVTLEDILEEIVGEIWDEHDEAVKYVQQIGEKEYEFNADIPIDEFLTYVAVSSPDSTCHTLGGWIYEQFDHIPAKGDFFSYEEILFTVKEVENRRIRKVSVKSFASKKEEAD
- a CDS encoding NAD(P)-dependent oxidoreductase, producing MKILLLGSTGRVGQSLLKMMLKDENEVTVLVRDRNKLKVSHPNLHILQGDVLHQENINFALKHQDIVVSALNTDGAETISKSMPLIINSMKHYGVHRILTIGTAGTLQSRTEPEKYRFQSNESKRKTTRAAEDHLKGYLRLKESDLNWTVICPTYLPDGEITGTYRVEKDILPADAVKISTGDTAHFTYHEIWAQKFSKCRVGIAY
- the gpmA gene encoding 2,3-diphosphoglycerate-dependent phosphoglycerate mutase, whose protein sequence is MIKLVLIRHGQSVWNLENKFTGWTDVDLSKSGLQEAREAGKVLKKNEYEFDIAYTSVLKRSIRTLWIILHQMDFMWIPVYKSWRLNERHYGALQGLNKEETAKKFGEEQVHLWRRSMNKRPPALETTDIRYEASNPKYKDLSKGQFPVTENLADTEKRVLEYWDETIAPSIKAGKKVIISAHGNTIRALMQYLDNISPDGIANLNIPTSVPLVYELDDSLKPIRHYYLGIDGEIPTHIHSS
- the thiD gene encoding bifunctional hydroxymethylpyrimidine kinase/phosphomethylpyrimidine kinase, which codes for MTVPKALTIAGSDSGGGAGIQADLKAFQERDVFGMSVITAVTAQNTVGVQGVYPLEVEAVETQLDSIATDLFPNAVKTGMLFSADIIYAVARKIKQYGLQNVVVDPVMIAKGGQSLLQREAVQALKELLPLCEVITPNIPEAEVITGKEIQTIEDRKEAAKQMHELGVKHVVIKGGHDQSHQDMIDLVYDGHTYVEIKHEKMNTKHTHGTGCTFAACVTAELAKGKSVVEAVQIASDFVHYAIKHTLEIGSGHGPTNHWAYRKHFRSNT